The region TTAATCGTAAATTCATAGCAAAACTTAATACGGTTACAAACGGATATCGCAACTCAATAGTCCATAATTCTCCTATGTCCCAAAAGCAGTGCGACCATCTTCGAGAGCTTATTTTTGCAGATAAAGATGCCTTATTGAGTAAGGTTGTTGGATATACAAACATGAAATCAGTTGTAAAACCAAAACAATACAAGGAGGTGCTAATGTGACTGAAGAGACTATCGAAAGAGATATTGCAGGTGAGGAGGATGATTTTTATGATGACGATGAAGATGCGCAAAAGGACAAGTATTTAACCTTCCATTTAGCCAAAGAGGACTACGGCATTGAGATTGCCTTTGTGACAGAGATAATTGGTATCCAGAAAATCACTGAGGTGCCGGATATGCCTGTTTATATAAAAGGGGTTATTAATCTGCGGGGTAAGGTTATTCCGGTAATGGATGTTCGGACAAAGTTTAAACTTGAAGCAAGAGAATACGATGAGCGAACTTGCATAGTTGTTGTTGATATTGATGGAACTTCTGTCGGCCTGGTGGTTGACGAGGTAAGTGAGGTTATCGATATCCCAGCCTCTCAGGTCGAACCGGCGCCTCAAACCGGTAAGGGGAACAGCAGCCGCTACCTGAAAGGAATGGGTAAAATTGATGATGAAGTCAAGATCCTGCTGAACGTTGAAAAGCTTCTTTACGAAGAGGAGCTGGAACAGATCACCACCATTAGCGACACAAAAAATTAGGAAACAATTCAGGCAGAAACAATCATAAAACATCAACCATAGAACAAGAGGAGAAAATCAATGAAGATGAACTTAGGAATGAAGATAGGGGCAGGTTTTGGTGCCTTAATTATCATTGCCAGCATTCTTGGCGGCCTGGCTATTTTTAACATGAAAAATATCGGCAACCTTTCGCTAGCCCTACAGAAAGAATATGTCCCTGAGGTGGCCGTGGCCAACAATATCGAGCGCTTCTCGCTCCTTACCATGTATGAAATGCGCGGCTACGGCTTAACCGAGGATAAACAATTTCTTGAAAGAGGCAAGGCGAATCTGGAAGAAGTCCGAAAATCTCTGGATAATGCCTCAGACCTGGCGGAAAAATCAGTCCACCTGGTGAAGCTGAAGGGGCAAGTCGATGATGTCCGGAAGGGGGTTGATACGTACGGCAAACTGGTTGAAGAGACGGTGGCAATGAATACCAAGCTCGATGAGAACAGAAAAGACCTTGATGCAAGTGCCAGACAGTACATGACCAACTGTAACAGTTTCCTCGCCAATCAGAATGAGGCGATGGAGCAGGATATTAAGTCCGGTGCCGGTGAAGCGGCGCTTAATGAGCGTCTGCAAAAAATCACTATAGTCAACGATATTATTGATGTCGGCAATATGACCAGGCTGGCGGCCTGGCGATCACAGGCAGAGCGTTCTCCCAAGGTAATCGAGGATGCCCAGAAAAATTTCCCGATAATGGCCCAAAAATTCAAAGAACTTAAAGCCATCACCCGTCTTGCTGCTGACCTAAAAAGCATCGATGAGACCGAAGAGGCCGCCAACAATTATCGTGCGGCCATGAACAGCCTCTTGGAGAACTGGCTGCACCTCCAGGAGATTGCCAAAGAACGGGGCGAAGCCGGCGACCAGGTATTAACCGCAGCCCAGACCACCGCCAAAGCAGGAATGGAAGGGACCGAGCGAATTGCCGAAACCGCAGTCTCATCCCTAGGCACAGCTACCACCATCATGATTTTCGGCCTTATCGCCGCCTTGTTTATAGGCGTCATTATTGCCTACTTTATCACCCGCTCCATTACGGGGCCAATCAGTAAGACCGTTGCCATGCTCGTTGAGATGGGCAAGGGCCGCCTGGACAATCGCTTAAAAATGCAACGCGCTGATGAAATCGGTACGATGGCAAATACCATGGACCAGTTTGCCGACACCCTGCAGCATGAAGTGGTAGCAGCCCTGCAATCACTGGCGCAAGGAGACCTTACTTTTGTTGCCAAACCCCATGATGAACGCGATGTCATCGGCAATGCCCTCTTAAAAACCGGCGAAGACCTCAATCGTCTGGTTGGTGAAATAAACTCCGCTACCGAGCAGATCGCCTCCGGTTCTTCTCAAGTCTCTGATTCAAGCCAGTCCTTGTCGCAGGGCGCCACAGAATCTGCCGCCTCACTAGAACAGATCACCTCTTCCATGACTGAAATGGGATCCCAGACCAAGACCAATGCTGAAAATGCCACTCAGGCAAATACCTTGGCCGCCGAAGCCCGTAACTCTGCGGAAAAAGGTAATCAGCAAATGCAGAATATGGTTTCCGCCATGGGCGAAATCAATGCTGCAGGTCAGAGTATCTCCAAAATCATTAAAGTTATTGACGAAATTGCCTTCCAAACCAATCTACTGGCCTTAAATGCTGCTGTTGAGGCAGCTCGGGCTGGTCGTCATGGTAAGGGCTTTGCTGTTGTTGCTGAAGAGGTTAGAAACCTTGCCGCCCGAAGTGCAAAAGCTGCCAAAGAAACAGCCGAACTGATTGAAGGGTCGGTTGAGAAGACCAAAAACGGTACTGACATCGCAACTCAAACGGCTGAGTCATTAAATGAAATAGTCACATCCGTATCGAAGGTAACAGATCTCGTTGGTGAAATTGCAGCTGCCTCAAATGAGCAGGCCGAAGGGATCGCTCAGGTTAACCAGGGACTGACCCAAATTGACCAGGTAACCCAAACAAATACCGCCAGTGCAGAAGAAGGTGCGGCCGCTGCTGAAGAACTTTCCAGCCAGGCTGAGCATATGAAGGCCTTGATGTCACAATTTAAAGTTAAAGGTGGGAGACAGTCTGCCGCTAAACATCGAGCGTTACCATCTCCTTCGGCTAGATCGTATGGCAATGATGATTGGGGAGGAGGCAGTTCTTCCGTCAAATCACCAAAACCATCTGAGGTAATAGCCTTGGATGACTCAGAGTTCGGCAAATTCTAATTAACTTTTAGGCCCCGGTTCTCC is a window of Desulfobulbaceae bacterium DNA encoding:
- a CDS encoding purine-binding chemotaxis protein CheW — translated: MAGEEDDFYDDDEDAQKDKYLTFHLAKEDYGIEIAFVTEIIGIQKITEVPDMPVYIKGVINLRGKVIPVMDVRTKFKLEAREYDERTCIVVVDIDGTSVGLVVDEVSEVIDIPASQVEPAPQTGKGNSSRYLKGMGKIDDEVKILLNVEKLLYEEELEQITTISDTKN
- a CDS encoding HAMP domain-containing protein gives rise to the protein MKNIGNLSLALQKEYVPEVAVANNIERFSLLTMYEMRGYGLTEDKQFLERGKANLEEVRKSLDNASDLAEKSVHLVKLKGQVDDVRKGVDTYGKLVEETVAMNTKLDENRKDLDASARQYMTNCNSFLANQNEAMEQDIKSGAGEAALNERLQKITIVNDIIDVGNMTRLAAWRSQAERSPKVIEDAQKNFPIMAQKFKELKAITRLAADLKSIDETEEAANNYRAAMNSLLENWLHLQEIAKERGEAGDQVLTAAQTTAKAGMEGTERIAETAVSSLGTATTIMIFGLIAALFIGVIIAYFITRSITGPISKTVAMLVEMGKGRLDNRLKMQRADEIGTMANTMDQFADTLQHEVVAALQSLAQGDLTFVAKPHDERDVIGNALLKTGEDLNRLVGEINSATEQIASGSSQVSDSSQSLSQGATESAASLEQITSSMTEMGSQTKTNAENATQANTLAAEARNSAEKGNQQMQNMVSAMGEINAAGQSISKIIKVIDEIAFQTNLLALNAAVEAARAGRHGKGFAVVAEEVRNLAARSAKAAKETAELIEGSVEKTKNGTDIATQTAESLNEIVTSVSKVTDLVGEIAAASNEQAEGIAQVNQGLTQIDQVTQTNTASAEEGAAAAEELSSQAEHMKALMSQFKVKGGRQSAAKHRALPSPSARSYGNDDWGGGSSSVKSPKPSEVIALDDSEFGKF